From Arachis stenosperma cultivar V10309 chromosome 2, arast.V10309.gnm1.PFL2, whole genome shotgun sequence, one genomic window encodes:
- the LOC130961374 gene encoding putative disease resistance RPP13-like protein 1, translating to MAGALVGGAFLSGFINVVFDRLLTTDTVNRVLGKKLGPDLVERLKISLHAAEAVLDDAEYKQLGDNRVRDWLNCLRDAVYDADDFLDAVLTKAATQKEVPSFFLNRHRKMVDNMEGVVSRIEFLVSQKDILGLQKTTKDNNLSSSSSSSSSWRETTCLMEGSIYGREDDQQVLIEIINDKSESQLSVIPIVGMGGVGKTTLAKWAYSVVEGFDLKAWVCISETFDVAEITKKTIEEITKNSCTLGSFNLLQNKLQEILSGKKFFIVLDDVWSEDADKWKQFITPFHCGAKGSTILITTRNQEVASVVQTCPSCTLNELSEESCWLLFAANACFPESNGNPTLEDVGRKIVKRCKGLPLALETLGRFLRGKDDVKEWNVVLMNDIWELKNSKIIPALLISYFQLPPYLKRCFVYCSLFPKDNEFEKNELVLLWMAEDLLRLPKRGESLEEVGSQCFEELASRLFFKPADEDFPEEYVMHDLLHDLTIFLAGDFYCRIQELGEQEKKVLTRHLSCFSHQSLCPPITKVSNSIAKLESLRTSLYINDFFSMESGESKFKYLRVLSFDELDVLPDSIGELIHLRYLNLSGCNIDRLPESLCNLYNLQTLILYGCTKLTMLPSGMHNLVNLRHLDLRKTSLEEMPGGISKLEHLHTLHSYMVGNNEDNGIQELGGLSNLHGSFEIKKLENVVDVRQATSARIRDKKHIDRLRLTWSSGGDMVSNTQTEREILHSLEPHNGLKELTIRRYRGTIFPDWLGHCSYNNMTSVSLESCNNCCMLPSLGQLPSLKDLYIQDFGQLSSIGIEFYKNEHNPSLHIAPPFPLLESLKFHKMACWEEWHLPDSKAFPQLKSLQITDCPMLKGDMLNHVLVRIVSSSMDVSEVRKLEIRQDDKGRFLQMLFSGDILSFSGCESMVESAIKAMMSINHLSCLQEIEISECSSLISFSLDAFPSLKVLEIKGCLNLESVSMSEPPPKSLQNLRILHCRQLEFLQQQQQKYDLVELQIDSSCDSLTSLSLDVFPNLKNLKIYNCRNLESVSMSEAPHAALQRLSIFDCPELVSFAGEGLAAPNLTHLTISNCDKLVSFAGEGLAAPNLTHLEIEGCMNLESVSKSEAPHAALQRLSITYCHKLEFPQLQQHMYDLVELQIHYSCDSLTSLSLDAFPKLKNLEIFWCRNLESVSMSEAPLAALQRVIIYECPELVSFAGEGLAALNLTHLYVSGCSKLEALPRDMKSLLPSLHSLQIYGCPNICRLPEGGFPPNLKELHVEIGEEQMRDLSWMGNLHALTHLTIHGDYCNNIKSYPEVGSLPHLPSLTTLKICWFDNLETLECNELLRLTSLQQLHINSCPKLENMEGEKLPPSLLLLKIEGCRLLGEHCKNKHQLISPKISHIPTIEAENFSDTDSE from the coding sequence ATGGCTGGTGCACTTGTTGGTGGAGCTTTCCTTTCTGGCTTCATTAACGTTGTCTTTGACAGGTTGCTCACAACGGATACGGTCAACCGGGTCTTGGGCAAGAAACTTGGCCCTGACTTGGTTGAGAGGCTGAAAATTTCTCTGCATGCTGCTGAAGCTGTGCTTGATGATGCTGAGTACAAGCAACTGGGCGACAATCGTGTGAGGGATTGGCTCAACTGTCTGAGAGATGCTGTTTATGATGCTGATGACTTTCTGGATGCTGTACTCACCAAAGCCGCCACTCAAAAGGAGGTACCTAGTTTCTTCCTCAACCGACATAGGAAGATGGTAGATAACATGGAAGGGGTGGTTTCAAGAATAGAAtttcttgtaagtcaaaaaGATATCCTTGGTCTTCAAAAGACTACCAAGGATAATAActtgtcatcatcatcatcatcatcgtcatcatGGCGAGAAACCACATGTCTGATGGAAGGGAGCATATATGGCAGGGAGGATGATCAACAAGTTCTAATCGAAATAATAAATGACAAGAGTGAATCTCAGTTATCTGTGATTCCTATTGTTGGCATGGGTGGGGTTGGTAAAACAACCTTAGCCAAATGGGCGTACAGTGTCGTGGAAGGATTTGATCTGAAAGCATGGGTCTGCATCTCTGAAACATTTGATGTCGCTGAGATTACAAAGAAAACCATTGAGGAGATTACTAAAAATTCTTGTACCCTTGGGAGTTTCAATTTGCTTCAAAATAAACTGCAGGAAATCTTGTCGGGAAAGAAGTTCTTTATTGTTCTAGACGATGTCTGGAGCGAAGATGCCGATAAGTGGAAGCAATTTATAACTCCTTTTCACTGTGGGGCTAAGGGTAGTACAATTCTTATAACAACTCGCAATCAAGAGGTTGCTTCAGTAGTTCAAACATGTCCCTCTTGCACCCTTAATGAGTTGTCGGAAGAGTCTTGTTGGTTATTGTTTGCAGCCAATGCATGTTTTCCAGAGTCAAACGGGAACCCAACACTAGAGGATGTGGGTAGAAAGATTGTGAAGAGGTGTAAGGGGTTGCCATTAGCTTTAGAAACACTTGGGCGTTTCTTGCGAGGAAAGGATGATGTTAAAGAATGGAATGTTGTTTTAATGAATGACATTTGGGAAttgaaaaatagtaaaattattCCAGCATTGTTAATAAGCTACTTCCAGCTACCTCCTTACTTGAAGCGTTGTTTCGTCTATTGTTCCTTGTTTCCCAAAGATAATGAGTTTGAGAAAAATGAACTAGTTTTGCTGTGGATGGCTGAAGATCTTTTAAGGCTACCAAAGAGAGGAGAGAGTTTAGAAGAAGTTGGTTCTCAGTGTTTTGAAGAATTAGCTTCAAGGTTATTTTTTAAACCAGCTGATGAGGATTTTCCCGAGGAGTACGTGATGCATGATCTCTTGCATGACTTGACAATATTCCttgctggagacttctattgTAGAATACAAGAGCTTggtgaacaagaaaagaaggtTCTCACTCGTCATTTGTCATGTTTCTCACATCAAAGCTTATGTCCTCCAATCACAAAAGTCTCCAACTCCATTGCGAAATTGGAATCTTTGAGGACATCGTTGTATATCAATGATTTCTTTAGCATGGAAAGCGGAGAATCAAAGTTTAAATACTTGAGAGTTTTATCCTTTGATGAACTTGATGTATTACCTGATTCAATAGGTGAATTGATTCATCTACGTTATTTGAATCTCTCTGGGTGTAACATTGATAGGTTGCCGGAATCGTTGTGCAACTTGTATAATCTACAAACTTTAATATTGTATGGATGTACTAAGCTGACCATGTTGCCCAGTGGCATGCATAATCTTGTGAATCTACGGCATCTTGATCTTAGGAAAACTTCTTTGGAAGAAATGCCTGGTGGAATAAGCAAATTGGAACACTTGCATACCTTACATTCCTATATGGTGGGCAATAATGAAGATAATGGAATCCAGGAATTAGGAGGTCTCTCAAATCTTCATGGATCATTTGAAATTAAGAAGTTGGAGAATGTTGTTGATGTCAGACAAGCAACGAGTGCAAGGATAAGAGATAAGAAGCACATTGATAGGTTGCGGTTGACGTGGTCTTCAGGTGGTGATATGGTTTCAAATACGCAAACTGAGAGAGAGATACTCCACAGCTTGGAACCGCACAATGGCTTGAAAGAGTTGACAATAAGGCGATACAGGGGTACAATATTTCCAGATTGGTTGGGGCACTGTTCTTACAACAATATGACAAGTGTATCTTTGGAGTCTTGCAACAATTGCTGCATGCTGCCTTCACTTGGACAGTTGCCATCTCTTAAGGACCTGTACATTCAAGATTTCGGTCAGCTCAGCAGCATTGGAATTGAGTTTTACAAGAATGAACACAATCCTTCTTTGCATATTGCTCCTCCTTTTCCCTTGTTGGAGAGTTTGAAATTTCATAAAATGGCATGCTGGGAGGAGTGGCACTTACCTGACTCAAAAGCTTTTCCTCAGCTTAAGAGTCTTCAAATAACAGATTGTCCAATGTTAAAGGGAGATATGCTCAATCATGTATTAGTGAGAATTGTTTCTTCCTCAATGGATGTTTCAGAAGTTCGCAAACTGGAAATAAGACAAGATGACAAAGGAAGGTTTCTACAGATGCTATTCTCTGGGGATATTTTATCATTTAGCGGTTGTGAATCTATGGTGGAGTCTGCAATTAAGGCAATGATGAGCATCAACCATCTAAGTTGCCTCCAAGAAATAGAAATCTCAGAGTGTTCATCACTGATCTCGTTTTCGTTGGATGCCTTTCCCAGTCTCAAAGTTCTCGAGATAAAAGGGTGTTTAAATCTGGAATCAGTGTCAATGTCAGAGCCACCACCTAAATCTCTGCAAAATCTGAGAATCTTGCATTGCAGACAACTGGAATTTCTTCAACAACAACAGCAGAAGTATGATTTGGTAGAGCTACAAATAGATTCCAGCTGTGATTCACTGACCTCCTTGTCATTGGATGTCTTTCCCAATCTCAAGAATCTCAAGATATATAATTGTAGGAATCTGGAATCAGTGTCAATGTCAGAGGCACCACACGCTGCTCTTCAACGTCTCTCCATCTTTGACTGCCCTGAATTAGTGTCATTTGCAGGAGAAGGACTGGCTGCACCCAACTTGACTCATCTTACTATCTCTAATTGCGACAAATTAGTGTCATTTGCAGGAGAAGGACTGGCTGCACCCAACTTGACTCATCTGGAGATAGAAGGGTGTATGAATCTGGAATCAGTGTCAAAGTCAGAGGCACCACACGCTGCTCTTCAACGTCTCTCCATTACTTACTGCCACAAATTAGAATTCCCCCAGCTACAGCAGCACATGTATGATTTGGTAGAGCTACAAATACATTACAGCTGTGATTCACTGACCTCCTTGTCATTGGATGCCTTTCCCAAACTCAAGAATCTGGAGATATTTTGGTGTAGGAATCTGGAATCAGTGTCAATGTCAGAGGCACCACTTGCTGCTCTTCAACGTGTCATCATCTATGAATGCCCTGAATTAGTGTCATTTGCAGGAGAAGGACTGGCTGCACTGAACTTGACTCATCTTTATGTCAGTGGGTGCTCAAAGTTGGAGGCATTACCACGTGACATGAAGAGTCTACTCCCAAGTTTACACTCTCTCCAGATATACGGTTGCCCAAACATTTGCAGGTTGCCAGAGGGTGGTTTCCCGCCTAACTTGAAAGAGCTTCATGTGGAAATTGGCGAGGAACAAATGAGGGATCTATCATGGATGGGCAACTTGCACGCCCTCACTCATCTTACCATTCATGGTGATTACTGCAACAACATAAAGTCATACCCAGAGGTGGGTTCGCTGCCTCACCTTCCCTCCCTTACCACTCTCAAGATATGCTGGTTCGATAATCTGGAGACATTGGAATGCAACGAGCTTCTCCGCCTCACCTCCCTTCAACAACTACATATTAATTCGTGTCCAAAGCTGGAGAATATGGAAGGAGAAAAGCTGCCTCCCTCTCTCTTGCTACTCAAAATTGAAGGGTGTCGTTTGCTGGGAGAACACTGCAAGAACAAGCATCAACTAATCTCGCCCAAAATTTCCCACATCCCCACCATTGAAGCCGAAAACTTCTCCGATACAGATTCTGAGTAG